A window from Bombus fervidus isolate BK054 chromosome 12, iyBomFerv1, whole genome shotgun sequence encodes these proteins:
- the LOC139993065 gene encoding BLOC-1-related complex subunit 8 homolog — MTAKIYQPDQELETKVKKATERISENMHIVANEPSLAFYRLQEHVRKALPPMVDKRVEVLTLQQQLLGRCYDVEYAVSAIKTMHGAGKSFENTLEFIKNAIFFKQQLKYEEQRRHKKDGNRDSVYKRLSAHIPTLDHLPDEISDVVRETANRVESMMNHARYSTEVQKTN; from the exons TCAAGAATTAGAGACGAAGGTTAAAAAAG cAACTGAACGTATATCTGAAAACATGCATATAGTTGCAAATGAACCATCGCTTGCATTTTATAGACTTCAGGAACATGTAAGGAAGGCATTGCCTCCTATGGTGGATAAACGAGTAGAAGTGCTTACACTTCAACAGCAACTTTTAGGCAGATGTTATGATGTAGAGTATGCTGTAAGCGCTATTAAGACAATGCATGGTGCTGGGAAGAGTTTTGAGAACACTTTAGAATTTATCAAGAatgctatatttttcaaacaacaATTAAAGTATGAAGAACAACGTAGGCACAAGAAAGATGGAAATAGAGATTCTGTATACAAAAGACTATCTGCACACATTCCTACCTTAGATCATTTACCAGACGAAATATCTGATGTTGTAAGAGAAACTGCCAATAGGGTAGAGTCTATGATGAATCATGCCAGATATTC